The window TGACAATGACTGTATTGGACTCAAATGACCTCCTCAGTTATCATGGATCTGCAGTAACTGTGTGATACCATCATGACAATATGGAACAAAATCCCTGAATGTTTCCAACACCCTGTTGAATCTATGTCATAAAGAATTTCAGTATACAGTAGTTCTGAAGCTAAATGGGATCCAGTAGTAGCAagctgtacatatatatatatatatatatacttgaaacagaacttcactttttttagttttttttcttctcactgttatttgaacaaatataaacatttctggcaagaagcatgctgatataATGTCTTTCAGATCTGGATACCTCACCGGTTTACTACAGCACACTGATCTTGGGCATGATATTGGGCACCTGTGTGATATGCCACtgacatattaatatatattataatattatacttttatgAACCTCCTGGGGGAACGTCATCACACGGACTGCATAAGAATACTTCTTGACTGAACTGTGCTCACAAgttattatgtgtttttgttttttatatctatgcttttaaaccaatgttttaaatactgtacagattacaaaaatacacaaatatgaaaaatatttcaacttgaaaaaaatgcaagtgaTTGTTTATACAATGTTTTCAAACTTTCCCATACTGTTCTTACTTCTCCACAGGTTTTCCAGTGCTGCCGTCTAAAATCTCAACATTCTGATCACCTTTGCTCCAGTTCAGGCTGTGTGTGGAGTGGACAGGTGGAGGGAGGTTGATGTTAGATTCTGGTCCAAAAAACAAGTAGGGAGTATGAACTTTATATTGCAGGAAGAGAGACAAGTCCGGGGATGGCTGCAGCCGTTCAACAAGAGCATTGGAGAGGAACTCTTTGTTTTGCTCAGACGCTCCTAAATATTCAAAAGAAACGGTCACAACACTGCCAGAGAATACTACCACTCCAAATACAGACACATAGGCATCAAAAAAGGTCtgcaaataaactgaatttaCTAAACCACAGATACTGCATAGCTATATCAGTAATTGGCTGCTTTACATAACTGTTATTTTAATTCTTAGTAAATGAAAAAGTGTTAAAACCTATATAAAGCTCTCATTGTTTTCATTACTGTAGTGTggtcagttttattaaaacaataaaaaatagttgtattttttatgaaccAATGGGTAGCAGTTAGGGTTAAAATACTCTGTGCAGGAAGAAGGACTGTGATCAGAACCACTGCTGAACATTAAACCTCCTAGGTCTCCATTGGTCTCACACCCACCTGCACAGCACTTCAAGAACTGATAAGATACACAAAAGTCAAGGGACAAACACTACATAACTACACAATTAAGTAATTTTTATTCTGTCACTGCAGGGTGTAGCCTGGGGTAtaagactaaggctatgtacacacgtcaaatgattctcgttCGATTATCACTTCATGGTTATAACCTGAACAAGAATCTGATGTGGGCAAAGCGCTCGTCCGAAGTTgttcatagatccatcctggcagaCCCAGGAATGATGAACaaacaatacaagtgaaggggccgcttgctcattctcccccctctcctctacatagagcagaacagcgctgtatgtacagcactcgttcatgcatctttcagtcttttgtccttggaaagaatcaagaatcctttccaatgacagaaatCTATGGTGCGTACGCAGCCTTAAGCTTAGCAATCAAGATGTTTGCTCATAACAAATCTTACCTATTACAATGCTGGTTATATACAGTGGCTCCATGATCTGGCTTAGCAGTGCTCCCTGGACCCCAAGAACACTCCATTTTAGCAGCTTGTCAATGCCAGACATAGAACACACACGGGCAGCTGCTACACTGGGGGGACAGTCAGACAAAAGGTGCAAAGAGCCCTTAGTGTAAATACTTAGAGGTACAGAAGATTGCGCTGCCCACGaactaaaagaaaaggtaaagaaGACACATTAGGAAGTTCAAAAAAATGCACCATGGACAGAAAAAAGTGTAAAGAATGGTTATAGTCTCAAAGCTGACATCACAGCCAAGCTCCCAAGACACTAGCAAAAATGAAGGCATGCTGGCTTTGGAAGCAGTTATACCAAATGCAGTCTTTGGAGCTTGACAGTGTGCAATCATTCCTGGTGGTGGCAGCATAACCAAATTAGGAATCCTGTGCCATTTAATGGTCAataaagtcaatatatatatatgtatgtaccgGTATATTatggtcaatatatatatatgttttcaataCGGGCACATTTTCCATGTTTCATTACTTTTAAAATGCTGCTAGTATTGATCAGTCAATTTCCTatttgagctgacaacacagtgcCCCTGTCTGCTGCAGTAAAGCTGTGGCTAAGCCAGCCCTCACACTTCTTCACATGCAAACAATGATGTCTGGCAGTGTACCTACTAAAATAGGAACTGACCTACCATCAGCTGCCCTTGCAAAATGAGGTTGGAGGTTGGAGATGATGTCCCAGCAAGTAAAAAAAGCTACAAGACTAAGGAAAGAATAGAATCATGATCTAAATTGGAAAGAATGAGTTTGGGAGGTAAATTTGGGTAATGTGTAGAAATATACTGCTACCATCAAACTTTAAATGGCCCTAACCAATAATCTTACTGCTTTGGTATTCAATCCCTGCTTGTGTCTtttatatgttacttttttacaCCCATGTGACACTCACGGGCATGATGGAGAGGCTGTTTCTGGCATGCAGCTTAGGTAGAGGTGCAGGAAGATGTTCGGTTTTAGCACCAATGACTGGCTTTGCTGAGAGGGACAAAATATGCTCTTCTCACGGGCCTCATCCAGATTACTGTGATACATGTTGATTTCCTTGTATAGGTATCTGGAAACAGAGGTAAGAAACAACATTAGTTTTATCATTGGATCAGCTAAAATCTGGTACTACAATCACATAAATAACCATTGAGAGCAATgaacaataatgaaaataaatggggACACAACAGTGCAAGGACTTCACAATCTAAGCCAGCAGTCCCTCCCTGAAACTTGCCTGCTTTTTTCTTGTGGATAATCATAGGACCCCTCTGGCCTTGCAAGTCCCAAGTCCAGTAAATAAATTACTCTTACAGATGAATccttatttttttcccctactgCTCATCACCTGGCTTTAAATTAATAAGTGTTTTGCCTCTGTTTATCTGGAAATTGTACCTGAGCCCTGAAGAAGAAAGGGGAGAGTCATGAAGCACAATGGCTTTGCTTTGTAATAATCCACAGCAACAGCACTGCTCAAAGACCTATACTGGTTAGTTTTACCAGCTGTGGGTGCCAGTTTTGCTCAAAAGACTAGTACCAACTTCAATATTCTACATATTACAAAACACTGTAAAGACAGAGTATATGAATCCGGCATTGTAGCAAACATTATTCCCCACCATGACAAACTCCATAGTCCCTGACATGTTTTACCTAATATCTAGGATTACTTATAGAGACAAGGAAGGTGGTAGAGACATTTATACATAAACAGTTATTTAATACCTTAACACCTGACGTCACATCTTTTGCTATACAGTATTTATCAATGTGTATTGAAAAAACAAAGCCTTATCAGTAATTAATTGCCTGACCCTGCTAAGAATCTTCTCTTCACTCCCGTAACACATAAGAGAAAGGGAAGAAGCTCCAAATCTTCAAATTGGACTTCTTCCTACCTTCAGATGGCAGGCTAGTAAGTAACTACTGCAGCCAGCAGGTGTGAGATGAGAAAGACACGTTATACAAGGTACTAGGCATCTCTCTCCTTGTTTTAATGGGCAACCAGAGCACAGGAAGGAAAAGTTGACCATAAGTGtaatgggcaaagcacaggttgactaaaatttaaaattacatattattacTTAGGACTTGTCTGGTGTACACAACACTAAATTGTCATGTAATATTGCCCAAGTATAGGCATCTATTTCATTCAAATCTGAACTCCAAGCTTACAAAATGATAAGTAATTCAAATCAGCATTAGGAAAAAACATGtgctgacagaaaaaaaaaagaaaacataataccCTGGGGCAATAAATCAGTGTGCTGGTGTTCTTGAACTGGCCAGTAGGCAGGCTGGAGTTTTAACCTTACCAAGCAATGGTTCTGCAGTAAAGGTTACAGAATGGCAGAGATGCTGGGATCAGAAAACTTAAGTGAACCCAATAACAAAtcctttttttggtaaacacagtTTTTAGCTACTTTCCCTAAATGTGAATGGCAGTTTTTCTACAGTTTTATACTGCAGgtctttttatgtattaataaatttgaGTTTCTGAGCAGGAAGGGCtgataacatttaaattaaatttattcttCTTTCAGATTTAGTGCAAGCCATGCCATGTCTTCTGCTAACTTCACACGAGCGAAGAAAGAAGAATGGCCACACAACTTACCTGTGGTCTTCAGACTCGATTTCAGAATCGATTCATGTGTGTTTATttcacagaaacatttatttcacagaaaCAGTTTATGCTTAAAACAAGCTTACAAATATAAATTGATAAAAGCCAAATATAAAGTCTCTCATGTCTCACCTTAAAAGGGCCCTTCTTGCCGCCACCAATGCATGGCAATCGTGCACCAGGAGACCCTGGTACTCCTGCCAATCCTGGTAGCACGTCACCCCGGTTCCCAAAGCCACCACTTGATAGGTATCACCATCAATCTGCTCACCAGACTCATCTGTGGATGAGAAAAGTAGAACATTTACTGTGTGAAGAAATATGGATGGGTGTAAGAGAACTTTTTTCAGCTGGAAACCATTTCTCAGCTTGTCTTATGAGTTAATGATGAATACCATTTCATATACTTGGGGACTGCCAGTTTCAAATAGACCTAAAAGGGAAAATCAACAAATCTGCCTATGCAGGAACACCTACCTGTTGCATTAGTCATCTATCCATTTAGACATTTGGATACCTGCATAACTGAACCCAAGAGATAACtggctcagacttgcgatggcaGAGTCggtgggttctgccatcatgatgtcactatgggggaagtgtcttcccctttgagtgacacacggctccctgcgcatgcgtggtctggagtctattaaattagtggtctgtgacgtcaaAAAAGTTGGGGGCTACTGAACTAGACAGTGTGAGCACATCTGTGGATCTGAATTACAAATGGGGGAACACTAGGGAACGGAACCTTTGAGGGAcatacacttaaagcagaactaaactcattgtTGGTTGATGAGCTTCTGCCATGATTGGCAAGTATGCACAGCGTACTCACTGATTATGGCACGTACTTACCTTAAGCTgtcaccctgcagtgatgacaggtccaggacctgtcactGCTGCACAGAGCTGAGCTCTAAACTACATGGCACCAGATAGTGTAcgagtatagtatatatagtatagtgtaaaatacaaataaaaatcctCCAGGAGTcagttatttgacaaaagagacatgcagtGTCAAATAGCACtagctcctgttttttttgttttcacagtttAGGTACAGTTTAcgttattttattgtttcagaTGTATGCCCTTTTCACTTTGGCTTTTTAATGTAATAAGCACCAACTGATGTCACAAAGAAAGCTCagactgtgaaaataaaaaaaatgcaaataatagaATGTGTACATCTGGTCCATCTcctaacacacaaaacaaaatcaattccAACCTTTCCCAATGATGAAAGCTGCCAGGTTGGTCCTGTGCTTGTAATAGTCACAGTCAGACAGTAGATGGTAGAAGGTATTATAGGTCACAGCAGCACATCTCTGTTCATGTGTTATAATATtctctgtaaaagaaaagaaatcaaacTAATGAGCCAATCTAAAGCATCCCTCACCTTTCCACACAACACAGAAAATTCTGCTTCAATAGGTGGGGAGATCTTAGCTAAGTGGCTTACAATAGGTTGCGTATAATTCAAAGTTTACATTAACTGGGAATTCTGGGAACAAATACCAAGATACATCCTTATGGTTTACCAGTCATATTTTACAGCGGATTGCTGTGATTCtgaccagggttcttccagaggttgctaggggttccttaagcgatttgtgcctctcaggtgacaccaatgatctgtgtATCTTGGCTTCTTTTGCAACTTTACTAGTACAACTATCCGAACCTCTCTTTATATTACCTTCCTGTAACCCTCTACATAAAagcactgcaaaaaagaaaaaaaaaagggggcagctGTGTGATTTAATTATGCCCCATTGCACTGTGATGTCACTTTAACAATAGGATGCTGACAACACCAGAGAGCAAAGTGATAACCGACTGtgttgtaaagctgcgtacacacctgcaatttttctcgttggaaaggatctttcacgatcctttccaacgagaaaagactgcacaatgggcagattttcgcccgataattggccgataccgattatcgggcgagaaaaatttgccgtgtgtacgcagcttaaaggtTCCAACAATCTTGTCAGCACTCTGGGGGTCTGGTCAATGACCAAGTTGCAGAAAGCAGAGATCACTAAGCTGGTTATGCTCTCCTGCAGCCacatgttaaagcgtacctaaaatcagaattttcactttacataaaaggctagacaacccttttatttaaagtaaaaattttttttattagtgcaacacccttttttaaatcttttttcacaatctacttcacccaatctagtgcctgcacagtgtgagatcgggcgacataggaagaagaacatgaaagaagagagaagatgtcggaGGCCCGCACTCCCTCCCCGCCACCTGGCCGAAGACATGTGCCGGAATGacatgggacctgatggaagaaacctcccggaggatcgacggatctgcgctgttaaaggtaagtgtgatttttgttttgggtttactttaattttaaagtggaactaaaataaaaaaaaaacaaaaaaacaaaaaacaaaaaaaaacacacttacctttaattcgcAGATCCGTTGATGCCGCTGTCCTTCCCACGATCTGATCCCGCGTCGTACTGGAATTCCCCTTCATCCCTGAaggaagcgccaggcgccgccatcttccgtGTTCACTTCCGGTCTTCTTGGTAggtcacccaaactcgcactgcGCTAGTGTGAGATTGAGAGGTGTAGCCGCtggtaagggaaaaaaaaaagagccgacCTCACTGCGCATCCATGAGATCAGCATcactttccccttggtggaaaaaatccCCCCCGGAGATCAGGGCATGTGCGGAAGGAGCAATCCGAGCCTGCCGGATGTATGACGTAGGTATTCTAGGAGGCTCTGCGATCCTATtgtggtgatcaagacttaaagcaGCATTGCTGCACCCTCTTTTTAAGTCCAAGGacgtttttactttatttagaaaggttgtctaccgttctatataaagtaaaaatgttgagtcaAACTGAGCAGaactacaaatcttttggcatgtaggacaattttatatatatatatatatatatatatatatatatattgtatataaatttatatatatattccaatagTGTATCTCTGCCTTTCACTActtttttaacacgggggaaaccttctataattactataggcagctcacagtatattagtgtggtggtcagaggaaaGAATGTTGCCCTGGCTCAAACACCGGTGTATCTGTTTGCTAACATTGCAACTTACCTTCATCATCTTCAGATTCCTCTGGGTCTACAGCTGGGGTGCTGTGACTTGGCCTGGTTGTGCTTGGTGGGGACTCCATAACAAactaaaaaggcaaaacaaaaaaaaaaaaataaactatcataTAACATGTACATTTCTGCTACACACAGTAAGCCATTCAAATTTAAAGCTCAATTGACGTCAATACACCTTAATATCTCCTTATGTATCTGCATATTAATGATTTTGGCTTGGAAATGCCCTACATCCACCTTTAGTGAAAATGCTGCAGTGCTCTGtgttggcagagctgagtaatagcCCCACCCTCAGCACAAACCATCACATTGACTTGTATTgaggagaagggggagggggaACATGTCTGACCAGATCTGTTACAAACCACCTACTAACTATATCTAACTTTTGTATCGTCACACACACTGCACAGGAAAGTGacgaaattaaaacaaaataaatgtaaaaagaagttttatgtttttttttactttagcataATGTTTGGGGCAATGTATATTGGAAACCACCAGTGTGTAGAAATGTCTCAAAAATTCATTCTTTTTCAAAATGACATCATGTGTCAAAGTGCTGCGTCCCCACCGTGTTTATTGGTTTGTCCCACCAACCTCACATCAGGATGTGTCCTGTAGTGGTGGGAAAAACCACTGAGCAATGTAAGGGGAGGGTCACATCACATCTATTTTAGACACCAGAGATGGCAGGTTTTGGCTATTCTCCTTCGCCTGGACTGGGACACCATTTAGTTTTCAGATAACgtaatacaatgaaataaaaaaaaatctgatttttactATGAATCTAAGTTTTATTCTGAGGCCAAGTGACCACACAGCATCCTTAATTTCTCCAAAGTATGCCGGTGTGCAGTGCCGGGCTATAAATCTTTTGCCCCATCATGTTGTGTTCCCATAGCtttcaattatgtatttatatagtgccaacatattctgcagccgATTACAAAATCTACAGTCACATACGTaacagaggagctcacaatctaatgtatatGGGGGTCACACTGGGGGTCATATGGGGGTCACACTGGGGTCAAATGGGGGTCACCTTTGGGTGATATGGGGGTCATGCTGGAGTCACACTTGGGTCATATTGGGGTCAGGCTTGGGTCATATTTGGGGTCATGCTTGGGTCATATTGGGGTCACCCTGGGGTCATATGGGGATCACActggagtcacacttggggtcacgctggagtcacacttggggtcacaCTTGGGTCATATTGGGGTTACACTTGAGTCATGTTTGGGTCATATGGGAGTCATGCTGGAGTCACACTTGGGTCATATTGGGGTCACGCTTGGGTCATATTGGGGTCACGTTGGGGTCATATTGGGGGTCACACTGGAGTCACGCTTAGGTCATATTGGGGTCACATTTGGGTCATATTGGGGTCACGCTTGGGTCATATTGTGGTCACACCGGAGTCAAACACGGGTCATGTTTGGGGTCACAGTAGAGTCACACACAGGTCATATTGGGGTCACGCTTGGGTCATGTTTGGGGTCACACTG is drawn from Pyxicephalus adspersus chromosome Z, UCB_Pads_2.0, whole genome shotgun sequence and contains these coding sequences:
- the LOC140343700 gene encoding adenosine deaminase domain-containing protein 1-like; its protein translation is MESPPSTTRPSHSTPAVDPEESEDDEENIITHEQRCAAVTYNTFYHLLSDCDYYKHRTNLAAFIIGKDESGEQIDGDTYQVVALGTGVTCYQDWQEYQGLLVHDCHALVAARRALLRYLYKEINMYHSNLDEAREKSIFCPSQQSQSLVLKPNIFLHLYLSCMPETASPSCPSWAAQSSVPLSIYTKGSLHLLSDCPPSVAAARVCSMSGIDKLLKWSVLGVQGALLSQIMEPLYITSIVIGASEQNKEFLSNALVERLQPSPDLSLFLQYKVHTPYLFFGPESNINLPPPVHSTHSLNWSKGDQNVEILDGSTGKPVENDSTSASCPGSRICKAAMLMYYIGVQRLVGKEQLQDSYYHAKASSDQYQRVKALLSSHLNTLGYGMWPHKLCVDRFKANTWKDPDGESCVRFQCDLC